In one Cervus elaphus chromosome 9, mCerEla1.1, whole genome shotgun sequence genomic region, the following are encoded:
- the RGS14 gene encoding regulator of G-protein signaling 14 isoform X1 → MPGKPKHLGVPNGRMVLAVSDGELSSTTGPQGQGEGRGSSLSIHSLPSGPSSPFPTEEQPVASWGLSFERLLQDPLGLAYFTEFLKKEFSAENVTFWKACERFQQIPASDTQQLAQEARNIYQEFLSSQALSPVNIDRQAWLGEEVLAEPRPDMFRAQQLQIFNLMKFDSYARFVKSPLYRECLLAEAEGRPLREPGSWRPGSPDTTRKKPKLKPGKSLPLGVEELGQLPPAEGRQLRKSFRRELAGGTANSALRRESQGSLNSSASLDLGYLAFASSKSESHRKSLGSSEGENESRPGKYCCVYLPDGTASLALARPGLTIRDMLAGICEKRGLSLPDIKVYLVGNEQKALVLDQDCTVLADQEVRLENRITLELEVSALERLVRISAKPTKRLQEALQPILTKHGLSPHQVALRLPGEKQPLDLEKLVSSVASQRLVLDTLPGVKIPEAGDVPPCHSQGGPPRIQDKATNLPPPSLNSLAQVPSSITGKRQTCDIEGLVELLNRVQSCGAHDQRGLLRKEDLVLPEFLQLPAQGPNSQQPPPQVESAAQPKGSASDSTVHSAL, encoded by the exons GTTCTGGCTGTCTCCGATGGAG AGCTGAGCAGCACGACTGGGCCCCAGGGCCAGGGCGAGGGCCGAGGCAGCTCCCTCAGCATCCACAGCCTCCCCAGTGGCCCCAGCAGCCCCTTCCCCACCGAGGAGCAGCCTGTGGCCAGCTGGGGCCTGTCCTTCGAGCGGCTGCTACAGGACCCACTGggcctggcttacttcact gagttCCTGAAGAAGGAGTTCAGTGCTGAGAATGTGACTTTCTGGAAGGCCTGCGAGCGCTTCCAGCAGATCCCGGCCAGCGACACCCAGCAG TTAGCTCAGGAGGCCCGCAACATCTACCAGGAGTTCCTGTCCAGCCAGGCGCTGAGCCCCGTGAACATCGACCGGCAGGCCTGGCTCGGCGAGGAGGTGCTGGCAGAGCCGCGACCGGACATGTTCCGCGCCCAGCAGCTTCAG ATCTTCAACTTGATGAAGTTCGACAGCTATGCGCGCTTCGTCAAATCCCCTCTGTACCGCGAGTGCCTCCTGGCGGAGGCCGAGGGTCGTCCTCTGCGGGAACCTGGCTCCTGGCGCCCCGGCAGCCCAGACACCACGAGAAAG AAGCCGAAGCTGAAGCCCGGGAAGTCGCTGCCGCTGGGCGTTGAGGAGCTGGGGCAGCTGCCACCTGCTGAGGGCCGCCAGCTCCGCAAGTCCTTCCGCAGGG AACTAGCCGGCGGGACGGCCAACTCAGCCTTGCGCCGTGAGTCCCAGGGATCGCTCAATTCCTCCGCCAGTCTGGACCTGGGCTACCTTGCCTTTGCCAGCAGCAAATCTGAG AGCCACCGAAAGAGCCTTGGGAGCTCAGAAGGTGAGAATGAAAGCCGACCAGGGAAGTACTGCTGCGTATACCTGCCTGATGGCACAGCCTCCTTGGCCCTGGCCCGACCCGGCCTCACCATCCGTGACATGCTGGCAGGCATCTGTGAAAAACGAGGCCTCTCTCTACCTGACATCAAGGTCTACCTGGTGGGCAATGAGCAG AAGGCCCTAGTCCTGGATCAGGACTGCACCGTGCTGGCAGACCAGGAAGTGCGGCTGGAGAACAGAATCACCCTCGA GCTCGAGGTGTCGGCGCTGGAGCGCCTGGTGCGGATCTCGGCCAAGCCCACCAAGCGGCTGCAGGAGGCGCTGCAGCCCATCCTGACAAAGCACGGCCTGAGCCCGCATCAGGTGGCGCTGCGCCTG CCAGGCGAGAAGCAGCCGCTGGATCTGGAGAAGCTAGTGAGTTCGGTGGCCTCCCAGAGATTGGTTTTGGACACTCTCCCAG GTGTGAAGATCCCTGAGGCTGGCGACGTACCCCCCTGCCACAGCCAG GGTGGACCGCCTAGAATCCAGGACAAGGCCACCAACCTCCCTCCACCGTCCCTGAACTCACTGGCCCAAGTGCCCAGTAGTATCACTGGAAAGCGGCAGACCTGTGACATTGAAG GCCTGGTGGAGCTGCTGAACCGAGTGCAGAGCTGTGGAGCCCATGACCAGAGGGGCCTTCTGCGCAAAGAGGACCTAGTGCTTCCAGAATTTCTGCAGCTGCCTGCCCAAGGACCCAACTCCCAGCAGCCTCCACCCCAAGTGGAATCAGCAGCCCAGCCCAAGGGGAGCGCCTCGGACTCCACTGTCCACTCTGCCCTCTGA
- the RGS14 gene encoding regulator of G-protein signaling 14 isoform X2 — protein MEEFLKKEFSAENVTFWKACERFQQIPASDTQQLAQEARNIYQEFLSSQALSPVNIDRQAWLGEEVLAEPRPDMFRAQQLQIFNLMKFDSYARFVKSPLYRECLLAEAEGRPLREPGSWRPGSPDTTRKKPKLKPGKSLPLGVEELGQLPPAEGRQLRKSFRRELAGGTANSALRRESQGSLNSSASLDLGYLAFASSKSESHRKSLGSSEGENESRPGKYCCVYLPDGTASLALARPGLTIRDMLAGICEKRGLSLPDIKVYLVGNEQKALVLDQDCTVLADQEVRLENRITLELEVSALERLVRISAKPTKRLQEALQPILTKHGLSPHQVALRLPGEKQPLDLEKLVSSVASQRLVLDTLPGVKIPEAGDVPPCHSQGGPPRIQDKATNLPPPSLNSLAQVPSSITGKRQTCDIEGLVELLNRVQSCGAHDQRGLLRKEDLVLPEFLQLPAQGPNSQQPPPQVESAAQPKGSASDSTVHSAL, from the exons ATGGAG gagttCCTGAAGAAGGAGTTCAGTGCTGAGAATGTGACTTTCTGGAAGGCCTGCGAGCGCTTCCAGCAGATCCCGGCCAGCGACACCCAGCAG TTAGCTCAGGAGGCCCGCAACATCTACCAGGAGTTCCTGTCCAGCCAGGCGCTGAGCCCCGTGAACATCGACCGGCAGGCCTGGCTCGGCGAGGAGGTGCTGGCAGAGCCGCGACCGGACATGTTCCGCGCCCAGCAGCTTCAG ATCTTCAACTTGATGAAGTTCGACAGCTATGCGCGCTTCGTCAAATCCCCTCTGTACCGCGAGTGCCTCCTGGCGGAGGCCGAGGGTCGTCCTCTGCGGGAACCTGGCTCCTGGCGCCCCGGCAGCCCAGACACCACGAGAAAG AAGCCGAAGCTGAAGCCCGGGAAGTCGCTGCCGCTGGGCGTTGAGGAGCTGGGGCAGCTGCCACCTGCTGAGGGCCGCCAGCTCCGCAAGTCCTTCCGCAGGG AACTAGCCGGCGGGACGGCCAACTCAGCCTTGCGCCGTGAGTCCCAGGGATCGCTCAATTCCTCCGCCAGTCTGGACCTGGGCTACCTTGCCTTTGCCAGCAGCAAATCTGAG AGCCACCGAAAGAGCCTTGGGAGCTCAGAAGGTGAGAATGAAAGCCGACCAGGGAAGTACTGCTGCGTATACCTGCCTGATGGCACAGCCTCCTTGGCCCTGGCCCGACCCGGCCTCACCATCCGTGACATGCTGGCAGGCATCTGTGAAAAACGAGGCCTCTCTCTACCTGACATCAAGGTCTACCTGGTGGGCAATGAGCAG AAGGCCCTAGTCCTGGATCAGGACTGCACCGTGCTGGCAGACCAGGAAGTGCGGCTGGAGAACAGAATCACCCTCGA GCTCGAGGTGTCGGCGCTGGAGCGCCTGGTGCGGATCTCGGCCAAGCCCACCAAGCGGCTGCAGGAGGCGCTGCAGCCCATCCTGACAAAGCACGGCCTGAGCCCGCATCAGGTGGCGCTGCGCCTG CCAGGCGAGAAGCAGCCGCTGGATCTGGAGAAGCTAGTGAGTTCGGTGGCCTCCCAGAGATTGGTTTTGGACACTCTCCCAG GTGTGAAGATCCCTGAGGCTGGCGACGTACCCCCCTGCCACAGCCAG GGTGGACCGCCTAGAATCCAGGACAAGGCCACCAACCTCCCTCCACCGTCCCTGAACTCACTGGCCCAAGTGCCCAGTAGTATCACTGGAAAGCGGCAGACCTGTGACATTGAAG GCCTGGTGGAGCTGCTGAACCGAGTGCAGAGCTGTGGAGCCCATGACCAGAGGGGCCTTCTGCGCAAAGAGGACCTAGTGCTTCCAGAATTTCTGCAGCTGCCTGCCCAAGGACCCAACTCCCAGCAGCCTCCACCCCAAGTGGAATCAGCAGCCCAGCCCAAGGGGAGCGCCTCGGACTCCACTGTCCACTCTGCCCTCTGA